The Calditrichota bacterium genome window below encodes:
- the narH gene encoding nitrate reductase subunit beta, which yields MNVRSQTSMVFHLDKCIGCHTCSIACKNIWTDRKGAEYMWWNNVETKPGGGYPTRWEDQSKFAGGWEKSNGDIRLRSTGRGRIVPNIFHNPHMPSIDDYYEPWTYDYKALFDSPEGPDQPTARPISMITGEPIDIESGPNWDDDLGGSPVYARNDPNLEALDPVVQQQLFAVERLVFFYFPRICNHCLNPACVAACPSGALYKRGEDGIVLLDQKRCRAWRSCVAACPYKKTFFNWHTGKSEKCILCFPRIETGQAPACFHSCVGRIRYLGVLLYDASRLHDVANLPDAELIDGHRELILDPHRSEVVEAALRSGVSEAMIEAAQKSPVYQFVKVWKMALPPHIEYRTLPMLFYVPPMSPVMASRQENGVEMTSSDLFHDINQSRVPVQFLASLLGAGQEGKVLYALRKQKAVRWWRRALTVGDVSQETAIRMLKEADCTPDEAEAIYKLTSLCTFDDRFVIPPEHREEAIEAMQDPFERRTEAGFGFLSGPRRGL from the coding sequence ATGAACGTTCGCTCGCAAACATCGATGGTTTTCCACCTCGACAAGTGCATCGGCTGCCATACTTGCTCGATCGCTTGCAAAAATATCTGGACCGATCGCAAGGGCGCCGAGTATATGTGGTGGAACAACGTCGAAACCAAGCCCGGAGGGGGCTACCCGACCCGGTGGGAAGATCAGTCGAAGTTCGCAGGTGGGTGGGAAAAGTCGAACGGCGATATCCGTCTCCGCTCGACCGGGCGGGGCCGGATCGTCCCGAACATCTTCCACAACCCGCATATGCCGTCGATCGACGACTACTACGAGCCGTGGACTTACGATTACAAAGCCCTCTTCGACTCGCCAGAAGGCCCCGACCAGCCGACCGCGCGGCCGATCTCGATGATCACCGGTGAGCCGATCGACATCGAGTCCGGCCCCAACTGGGACGACGACCTGGGCGGTTCGCCGGTCTATGCCCGCAACGACCCCAACCTCGAGGCCCTCGACCCGGTCGTCCAGCAGCAACTCTTCGCCGTCGAGCGGCTCGTCTTCTTCTACTTCCCGCGCATCTGCAACCACTGCCTCAACCCGGCATGCGTCGCAGCGTGCCCGTCGGGAGCGCTCTACAAGCGCGGCGAAGACGGCATCGTCCTGCTCGATCAGAAACGTTGTCGCGCCTGGCGGTCGTGCGTCGCGGCGTGCCCTTATAAGAAAACCTTCTTCAACTGGCACACCGGCAAGTCCGAGAAGTGCATCCTCTGCTTCCCCCGCATAGAGACCGGCCAGGCACCGGCTTGCTTCCACTCCTGCGTCGGGCGGATTCGCTACCTCGGCGTCTTGCTCTACGACGCCTCGCGCCTCCACGACGTCGCCAACCTGCCCGACGCCGAACTGATCGACGGCCACCGTGAACTAATCCTCGATCCGCACCGCAGCGAGGTCGTCGAAGCCGCTCTTCGGTCGGGCGTCAGCGAGGCGATGATCGAAGCCGCGCAGAAGTCGCCTGTCTATCAGTTCGTCAAGGTCTGGAAGATGGCTCTCCCGCCGCACATCGAATATCGCACATTGCCGATGCTCTTCTATGTCCCGCCGATGTCTCCGGTGATGGCGTCGCGGCAGGAGAACGGCGTCGAAATGACCTCATCCGACCTCTTCCACGACATCAACCAATCGCGGGTGCCGGTGCAGTTCCTCGCCAGCCTCCTGGGCGCCGGTCAGGAAGGCAAGGTGCTCTACGCCCTGCGCAAACAGAAAGCCGTCCGCTGGTGGCGGCGGGCACTCACCGTCGGCGATGTGTCGCAGGAGACCGCCATCCGGATGCTGAAGGAAGCCGACTGCACCCCCGATGAAGCGGAGGCGATTTACAAACTGACCAGCCTCTGCACCTTCGACGACCGCTTCGTCATCCCGCC